GTCTACACCACCTGCAATAGGAGTGAGCCATTGGCATCTGCTCTGCATCACTCTGCTGGAGTTTGGTATCATTCCAACAGGTGTGTGCCATAAAAATCAGAGCCATTGGAGCACACATGGTATTTCAGAGTGCATGAATGTGTgagaaaaattccttttgtcCTGCACCAGTGACACTGCTCTTCTGCTAACACTAGGTAGGTGTTCCTGGGCATGCAGTGAGAAGAGACCAACCAGAGCAGCCCTTTTATCCCTACCTGGCTTGTGCCTTGGTTTTCTCCCTGAAGCATCTGATTTAGCCCTCAGAGGGGGCTTAGGTTTTATATGTTGGAATGATTCTTTCGTTGGAGAAACATTTGAGTATTCTAATGAGGTGTAGTGAACTCTTGCTTGAACTGCCCCATTGCCAtgattttgtttgttgcttAACTCTTCGTGTGTAAAGAATAAAACCTACATTAGCTGATCACTGATGTTGCATACATTTTCCTTTATCAgtgtgtgtttgctgctgtggtttGTTGGACCACATGGCTTCACTGAGGAgttctgtggcttttctttggTTGGCTTGTCTTCTTTTCCCCATTGCCTGAAGTGGGACTCCTTGTTTCACTCCTCAAAAGAAAGgcagtttttttccttaacGGAATTAATGCTGAATTATTTTTAGCAGGCCAGGAAGGCATTAAGCACTAAGCAAGCCCCTGAATAATTTCTGCATGGACTTCCAGGACAGTGATTCATTTTCTGCATCTGCTGAGGCTGTCAGAAGCAGGGTCACCTGTGGATTTGCATTGACTTGTCCTTTCATGGCACTTATAATCTCATTAGGTGtgataaaatatgaatataattTGCCATGTGGATTTGCCATGAATATCACTCTTTCTgcgttaaaaaaaaaaaaaaggcaagcattTTCTCGACCCTTTTCAGAAGATTTTATGTTTCTGTTTCCATTAACTGTGTCCTTTCTGGGAGAATGAagcacctcttttttttttgtaaatttcCCTCTCAGTCATACTGAGACCTTTCTTAAGAATTTTCAGATATGAAGGAAGACATATTTTCACAAGCTCATTTATTTCCTTACACAGACGTCAGAGTCATAATGTTACTTGGGCAGAGAAAAGTGGCTGAGAGACCATAACACAAAGTTTGTTACTTGAAAGCTTCTGCAGAAGTATTATGATTCATATGACATAATAATCTCTGTTGGTTTTAATTGAATCTACTGAGCAGGGTTGCTCTGCCAAAAAGGTACCTTTTAACTGTGTATATTGTTCTTTCAGAacagctgtgcagggccatGGTGTCTGTCATCAGCCAATTCTTTAATTATACCCAGTTTTAATTATATTGGCTTTACAACTATATGGCTTTGTGTTTCTGTTGCAACAGGTGTATGAATCACACTCTGAGTCAGACAGACAGGGAGATCCTTATTTTCTTGGTCTTGAAGAAGCAGTAAAACATGTAAACTGGCATAGAACACAATTCCTCTTCCCACTTCCCTTTGATTCCTGACAAATGGGTGAAGCATAGTTTAGTGGTCTGAGAAATACTTGTAAACAAGCAAATAAGAAATTATCTGTACACATTTATTTAGCTATACtgtgggaggagagagagacagGGGAGGTTATTGCTGCAAGATCCCATTCCAACAATCCCAGATTGAATGTTTATCTCCACAGGTTTTGGATTTGTGACTGAATCAAGTCTTATACAAGTTGCTATGGATCCAGAACAGCCAAAATTACTCCAAGGGTGGTTCAGAATTGATTGGTAGAAAAATAAGTTtgtattgttttctttcattgatGATTCACAACTCCTGCCCTCTGAGGAAAAAGGGGAAGTGCAGAAGAGACACTGCTGTGCCTGGTAAAGGAAGATATTTACAAATTATCTGTAATTATTACCTTTTTCTCCAAGCCCTTCCAGATGGATACAGCCTGTGATATATCTAAAAAcctgtgtgctgcagccaaaacacaacaaagcaaagaaattgGGCATTTAAACCAGCCCCAGAAAGGTCCCTGTGGCCTTGGTGACAGCAGAGTCACAAGGTGCTGCTGTGCACAAAACCCACTGAGGGTTTTCCATGACAGAACATCAGAACATTGATTTAGAGGCTGCAGGGGACATCTTCCCTGCAGTGAAAGGCAAGCTTAAAATGTGTCTTGTTCTTCTTTTGAAAGACATTACCACTTCTCTTGCCCCTCCTTTCTTTACTGCACTTATGGCTGGAGAAGCTGAAGCTCATCTTCAGAGACCTGAGACAAGTTATCCTGGTGCTTTGCTCTTATGTTGCAGCAGTTCTCCATGCCTTTCCACCTCTGTATTCTCTATCTCGTTTCCATCTTCCTCCACACAATTCATCAATGGAAAAGGATGCTTTTGGGCTTGTAGTCCTTCACCAGGACTAGTTGTTTGGCAGCTGCCTGCACCGTCATCCTTAATCCAGGTCTCTTCAGGGAGATGGTGGCAGTGGTGGATGGGGAGGGgccagtgaggaggaggaggcggaaGTCTCTGCGATGAGTGCACTGGTCACCATTATGCAGAAAGGCCACCAGGAACTTGTCACCCAGGTGAGGTGGTAACATCTCAGAGGTGATGCTGGGGGTGtggaggagagctgggggaggaagaagaggtATGGGTAATTTGATAGATTATTGATTTGATGGATTATTAATTTGATGGGTTATTGGTTTGATTGGTTCGATGGATAATTGGTTTGATGAATAGTTCatttctcccaggcaaccagcagcaggacaagagggaatggtcTCAAGCTGTACCAGGGaaggttcaggctggacataagaaggaatttcttcacagaaagggtaatTGGGCATTGGAATGCTCTGCTCAAGGAGGTGGTGTAATTACCCTCCCTGGAGTGTTCAAGAAACACCTGGACATGGCATTCAGTGCTGTGGTCTGCTTGACATGGGGTGTTCAGTCAAGGATTGGATTTGAGGATCTTGGAGTTCTCTTTCAGCTCTAAcaatcctgtgattctgtgagtaGGGGTAAAGGGAAGGGATGGGTAGAGTTGTGTCTTATATGTTTTGTGTGTCTTGTGATGTCCAAGTGTGTTGTAGGTGCAGCATTTTTGGAGGTATGTGCCAAGATGTCTGCTGTGGGTTGTGTCTCTCCTGCACACAGCTGCCACATGACTTCATATTGTGCAAGACGCCAGAAATTAGCACAGAAATTAACACgaaaaaagcaaaattggaTGAATTCTGTCACATTTCACGTCCAAACCCCTGAGATCCCCTGCAGCTGTGGAAATAGTGAGGGAAATGGTGACATGAGTGTGATAACATCACCATTGCTGCCATGACAATGACAAGGATGTGGACAATGCAATGTCTTAGCTGCAATTTTATTACTCTGACAGAGGCTGGCATGATCTTGACCTGCATAGTGACTTCATCTGTTATAACAGTGGCAGTGGTGATGTCCCTCCAGCCCACTCCCCTCGATTCACCTAGAGGAGATATTAACAATCCAAGAGCAAGAGCCACTTTCCAATGAAATCCCCAATattccccaaaaatcccaataTTCCCCTCAGAAATCCAAGTTCTCCTTGCAAATTATTCCACAATATCCCCACCTTTCGCCAAATGCCCATTTTTCTCCAGTTCCTAATTTGCCCCTAAATTTTCAATATTCCAACCAAGATTCCTGCTGTACCCCTCCCAAGATTCCAAATTTTCCCcaacaaattctgttttcccCTAAATTCACAGTGGTCTTCCCACAGTCACAAATTATTGCCCCAAATTCCCACTTCCCCCCCACCACTCCTGAATTTGCTCCCCaaattcccacttttcctcaaaattcctgATTTTCTCCTCCAACTTACAACCAGCAGTCATTGTTCAGCTGGGGAGGATCCACACCTGTCACCTGGAAGTCATCCACCCAAAAGACCCAGCGTCTCGGAACCTTGACGCTGGAGGTAGTGGTGATGTTGATGATGGCATCAGTTTGGGATCGGGGAATGTTGTAGAAGTTGGTGTCATCACCACTATTGAATCCTGCCTGGAAAATTGGGGCAAGGGGAATCTAGAAGGGCTAACCCCACTCAAAGGGCTAGTGGGCCTCCAAAAAGATTTTAAGATGCAAACATATTTGGTATCATCCAGAAATTATATGGACCAATCCATGACCATCACTGTCATGATCATCATCTCCAGAAGAAGAGTAGACAACCTCCtgtcttcatcatcatcattatcatctCCAACAGTTGGGATGGGCCAACCTGTGAACTTCATCATTATCATCTCCAGAAGCTGGGACATTTTGACCTCCCCAAAAGTGTGTGTCAATCCTGAACCTTCATCATGATCATGATGATCATCATCCCCAGGAAATTGGATGGGCCAAACCCTGaccttcatcatcatcatcctcagaACATGGAGTAGGACaacctccccctcctcctccaccctccCCACCTACATGTGCTGGGATCACCCCGAGTCCCGTTTCAGTGTCCCCGTCACTCGCTGCCCCTGTGGTCCACTGGATGTCCCAATAGTTGAAGATGATGTAGAACATCTTGGAGTCAGTGgtcagcacagcctggaaagTGTTGCCCTATGGAGAAAGGTCACAGAGGCCAAGGATGAGTCATGAAGGTCATGGATGGGTTCTGGAGGTCAAAGGTAGGTTGGTCAACAAGGTGACCAAATAGTTCAGCAAGAGTCAGTGAGTGACCTTCATGCCCCACGGACCACGGACCTCACCTTTTCAGAGATGGAGCCATAGTAGGCTACATGGTCCCAGGTGACCACCAAGGCCCAGGTGGCTGCAAAGGTGTTTTTGGGGAAGTACTGGGTGATGTCCTGGCTGACgtcctccagcagcaccaggttAGTGGTCTGGTGGTAGAAGATGTCCCCACCCAGCACGTTGTCCACATCCGCCCAGTATGGAGCCACGAAAGGGTGCCCGTCCACCAAAGGGAAGGGGTGTATTGTCTGACAGGCTTGTTGAAGGAGATCACCCC
This genomic window from Prinia subflava isolate CZ2003 ecotype Zambia chromosome Z, Cam_Psub_1.2, whole genome shotgun sequence contains:
- the LOC134564503 gene encoding LOW QUALITY PROTEIN: alpha-tectorin-like (The sequence of the model RefSeq protein was modified relative to this genomic sequence to represent the inferred CDS: inserted 1 base in 1 codon), which encodes MVDTKTSSEKGSLLYPYGPHQGDETNPKHDNGTSEAITPSVPFTFYSKTYQTVFVNNNGVISFNKPVRQYTPXPLVDGHPFVAPYWADVDNVLGGDIFYHQTTNLVLLEDVSQDITQYFPKNTFAATWALVVTWDHVAYYGSISEKGNTFQAVLTTDSKMFYIIFNYWDIQWTTGAASDGDTETGLGVIPAHAGFNSGDDTNFYNIPRSQTDAIINITTTSSVKVPRRWVFWVDDFQVTALLHTPSITSEMLPPHLGDKFLVAFLHNGDQCTHRRDFRLLLLTGPSPSTTATISLKRPGLRMTVQAAAKQLVLVKDYKPKSILFH